The Streptomyces sp. NBC_00440 genome contains a region encoding:
- a CDS encoding S41 family peptidase, translating to MIAFTAEDDVWMAPLDGGRAWRVSADNSPVSHPRISPDGRWVAWTSTRDGAPEVHLAPAEGGPARRLTYWGDARTSVRGWTPDGEVLAISTHGQISLRRSWARAVPVDGGPARTLPYGPVGSLAYGPDQRVLLLSATMGREAASWKRYRGGTAGKLWTGETGGDFVRLHADLDGNIECPLWVGGRVAFLSDHEGVGALYSSLPDGSELRRHTATDGFYARQAATDGTRVVCMAAGELWIVDDLEGAEPRRIDVRLGGQRADLQPHSVRAGHHIGTVSPDRTGRGSAVESRGAVHWVTHREGPVRALAAEPGVRARLPRTFRADGAEQVVWVTDAEGEDALECAPATGAAPAAAPRRLAQGRIGRVLGLAAAPDGSRFAVAAHDGRVLVVERESGDVHEVDRSEDGDASGLVFSPDSSWLAWSHPGPEPLRQLKLAHLADLSVAEATPLRFRDFDPAFTTDGKHLAFLSERAFDPIYDAHVFDLAFIGSCRPHLLTLAAATPSPFGPQRHGRATERDKDADEHDAPTALPVTRIDLEGLADRIVPLPVEAGSYSTLRAARDGLLWLRHPLRGVLGTTRATPDAPWPHTVLERYDLEKLRDEEIAPDVDHFEVSGDGKRLVLHTDGKLRVVPSDSRVAKSDGDEDSDRNVSVDLSRIRRILDPAAEWRQMYDEAGRIMRDHFWRPDMSGVDWDGVLDRYRPVLARVATHDDLVDLLWEVQGELGTSHAYVTPPGGWRDDTTRQGLLGADISRTEEGSWRIDRVLPSETSDPAARSPLAAPGVAVRAGDTVLAVDGQAVDPLTGPAPLLTGSAGKPVELTVSPADGGDPRHVVVVPTGDEEALRYHAWVADRRSYVHERSGGRLGYLHVPDMVGSGWAQLHRDLRVEVAREGLVVDVRENRGGHTSQLVVEKLARRIVGWDLPRGMRPYSYPQDAPRGPVVSVANEFSGSDGDIVNAAIKALGIGPVVGTRTWGGVIGIDSRYRLVDGTLVTQPKYAFWLEGYGWGVENHGVDPDVEVVQTPQDHAAGRDPQLDEAIRIALAALEENPAKTPPGLPD from the coding sequence CTGATCGCCTTCACCGCTGAGGACGACGTCTGGATGGCCCCGCTCGACGGCGGCCGTGCCTGGCGGGTCAGCGCCGACAACAGCCCCGTCAGCCATCCCCGGATATCTCCCGACGGCCGCTGGGTCGCCTGGACCTCCACCAGGGACGGGGCGCCCGAAGTCCATCTCGCCCCGGCCGAAGGGGGCCCCGCCAGGCGTCTGACGTACTGGGGCGACGCACGGACGTCCGTCCGGGGCTGGACCCCGGACGGTGAGGTGCTCGCCATCAGCACCCACGGCCAGATCTCGCTGCGGCGCAGCTGGGCGCGGGCCGTTCCGGTCGACGGCGGCCCGGCGCGGACCCTGCCGTACGGACCGGTGGGCTCCCTCGCGTACGGGCCGGACCAGCGGGTGCTGCTCCTCTCGGCGACGATGGGCCGCGAGGCCGCCAGCTGGAAGCGGTATCGGGGTGGCACCGCGGGCAAGCTGTGGACCGGTGAGACCGGCGGCGACTTCGTACGGCTCCACGCCGACCTCGACGGGAACATCGAGTGCCCGCTGTGGGTGGGCGGCCGGGTGGCCTTCCTCTCCGACCACGAAGGCGTCGGGGCGCTCTACTCCTCGCTCCCGGACGGCTCCGAGCTGCGCAGGCACACCGCGACCGACGGGTTCTACGCGCGCCAGGCCGCCACCGACGGCACCCGTGTCGTCTGCATGGCGGCCGGCGAACTGTGGATCGTCGACGACCTCGAAGGCGCCGAGCCCCGCCGGATCGACGTCCGGCTCGGCGGCCAGCGCGCCGACCTCCAGCCCCACTCGGTGCGCGCCGGGCACCACATCGGCACGGTGTCCCCGGACCGTACCGGCCGCGGCAGCGCCGTCGAGTCGCGCGGCGCCGTGCACTGGGTCACCCACCGGGAGGGCCCGGTCCGCGCGCTGGCCGCCGAGCCGGGTGTACGGGCGAGGCTGCCCCGCACCTTCCGGGCCGACGGCGCCGAGCAGGTCGTCTGGGTCACCGACGCGGAGGGCGAGGACGCCCTGGAGTGCGCGCCCGCGACCGGCGCCGCCCCCGCCGCCGCCCCGCGCCGCCTCGCTCAGGGCCGTATCGGCCGGGTGCTCGGGCTCGCCGCTGCCCCGGACGGCAGCCGGTTCGCCGTCGCCGCGCACGACGGGCGGGTGCTGGTCGTCGAGCGCGAGTCCGGCGATGTGCACGAGGTGGACCGCAGCGAGGACGGTGACGCCTCGGGCCTGGTCTTCTCGCCCGACTCCTCCTGGCTGGCCTGGTCGCACCCCGGCCCCGAACCGCTGCGCCAGCTCAAGCTCGCGCACCTCGCCGACCTCTCCGTCGCAGAGGCGACCCCGCTGCGCTTCCGGGACTTCGACCCGGCCTTCACCACCGACGGCAAACACCTCGCCTTCCTCTCCGAGCGCGCCTTCGACCCGATCTACGACGCGCACGTCTTCGACCTGGCGTTCATCGGCAGCTGCCGTCCGCATCTGCTGACACTCGCCGCGGCCACCCCGTCCCCGTTCGGTCCGCAGCGGCACGGCCGCGCGACCGAGCGGGACAAGGACGCCGACGAGCACGACGCACCCACCGCGCTGCCCGTGACCCGTATCGACCTCGAAGGTCTCGCCGACCGGATCGTGCCGCTGCCCGTCGAGGCCGGCAGCTACTCGACGCTGCGCGCCGCCAGGGACGGGCTGCTCTGGCTCCGCCACCCGCTGCGCGGGGTCCTCGGCACGACCAGGGCCACCCCCGACGCGCCCTGGCCGCACACCGTCCTTGAGCGGTACGACCTGGAGAAGCTGCGCGACGAGGAAATCGCCCCGGACGTCGACCACTTCGAGGTCAGCGGCGACGGCAAGCGGCTCGTGCTGCACACGGACGGCAAGCTGCGCGTCGTCCCCTCGGACAGCCGGGTGGCCAAATCCGACGGGGACGAGGACAGCGACCGCAACGTCTCCGTCGACCTCTCCCGCATCCGCCGGATCCTCGACCCGGCCGCCGAGTGGCGGCAGATGTACGACGAGGCCGGACGCATCATGCGGGACCACTTCTGGCGCCCCGACATGTCGGGCGTCGACTGGGACGGGGTCCTGGACCGCTACCGGCCGGTGCTCGCCCGGGTCGCCACCCACGACGACCTGGTCGACCTGCTCTGGGAGGTGCAGGGCGAGCTGGGCACCTCGCACGCCTATGTGACACCGCCGGGCGGCTGGCGCGACGACACCACCCGGCAGGGGCTGCTCGGTGCCGACATCTCCCGTACGGAAGAGGGCAGTTGGCGCATCGACCGGGTGCTGCCTTCGGAGACGTCCGACCCCGCGGCGCGCTCCCCGCTCGCCGCACCGGGTGTGGCCGTCCGTGCCGGTGACACCGTCCTGGCCGTCGACGGCCAGGCGGTCGACCCGCTCACCGGCCCCGCGCCGCTGCTCACCGGCTCGGCGGGCAAGCCCGTCGAGCTCACCGTCTCACCCGCGGACGGGGGCGATCCGCGCCATGTCGTGGTCGTACCGACCGGTGACGAGGAGGCGCTGCGCTACCACGCGTGGGTGGCCGACCGCCGGAGCTATGTCCACGAGCGGTCCGGCGGCCGGCTCGGCTATCTGCATGTTCCCGACATGGTCGGCTCGGGCTGGGCGCAGCTCCACCGCGATCTGCGGGTCGAGGTGGCCAGGGAGGGTCTGGTCGTGGACGTACGGGAGAACCGCGGCGGCCACACCTCGCAGCTGGTGGTGGAGAAGCTGGCCCGCCGCATCGTGGGCTGGGACCTGCCGCGGGGGATGCGGCCCTACAGCTACCCGCAGGACGCCCCGCGCGGTCCCGTGGTGTCCGTCGCCAACGAGTTCTCCGGCTCGGACGGCGACATCGTGAACGCGGCGATCAAGGCGCTGGGGATCGGGCCCGTGGTCGGCACCCGCACCTGGGGCGGAGTCATCGGCATCGACAGCAGGTACCGGCTGGTCGACGGCACCCTGGTGACCCAGCCCAAGTACGCCTTCTGGCTGGAGGGTTACGGCTGGGGCGTGGAGAACCACGGGGTCGACCCGGACGTCGAGGTGGTCCAGACGCCGCAGGACCACGCGGCGGGCCGGGACCCGCAGCTGGACGAGGCGATCAGGATCGCGCTCGCCGCGCTGGAGGAGAACCCGGCGAAGACCCCGCCGGGCCTGCCGGACTGA
- a CDS encoding ATP-binding protein produces MAALPEPDVLPEPDLGALAERLAATRLVTLTGPGGIGKSRLAARLSEATSRTGTPVHRVDLSGCPDAALVPYMVATALHTAPAPGTDPVRAVLDLLTHSRGLLVLDTCEHVLTGCAYLVGRVHDSCPGLRILTTSRKPLDVPGEQLVEVPPLPRRRTAGLLQKHAASYGVELPDYWAGQLADRLDGDPLSTLLAARSLRLMTAQQLHGSLCAPGGRFTVLTDGPGDPARHRTLLEAVEWSHELCSRAERLLWARLSAFTGEFTAEQVRTVFPDGSSLVSLVSSSVVLARSDGTYRLPLAHREYGQLRLAGLGDALG; encoded by the coding sequence ATGGCTGCCCTTCCCGAACCGGACGTCCTTCCCGAGCCGGACCTCGGCGCGCTCGCCGAACGCCTTGCCGCCACCCGCCTCGTGACCCTCACCGGCCCCGGCGGCATCGGCAAGTCACGGCTGGCCGCCAGACTCAGCGAGGCGACTTCGCGCACCGGCACGCCCGTGCACCGGGTCGACCTCTCCGGCTGTCCGGACGCGGCGCTCGTCCCGTACATGGTGGCCACGGCGCTGCACACCGCACCCGCACCCGGCACCGACCCGGTACGCGCGGTGCTCGACCTGCTCACCCACAGCCGGGGGCTGCTCGTCCTGGACACCTGCGAACATGTGCTGACCGGCTGCGCCTACCTCGTCGGCCGGGTGCACGACAGCTGTCCCGGGCTCCGGATCCTGACCACCAGCCGCAAACCGCTCGACGTACCGGGCGAACAGCTGGTGGAGGTCCCGCCGTTGCCCCGCCGGCGGACCGCCGGGCTGCTCCAGAAGCACGCCGCCTCGTACGGCGTCGAGCTGCCCGACTACTGGGCCGGGCAACTGGCCGATCGGCTGGACGGGGATCCACTCTCCACCCTGCTCGCCGCCCGGAGCCTGCGGCTGATGACCGCGCAGCAGTTGCACGGGTCGCTCTGCGCGCCCGGTGGGCGGTTCACCGTCCTCACCGACGGCCCCGGCGACCCCGCCAGACACCGCACGCTCCTTGAGGCCGTCGAGTGGAGCCACGAGCTGTGCAGCAGGGCCGAACGGCTGCTCTGGGCCCGGCTGTCGGCGTTCACCGGTGAGTTCACCGCGGAGCAGGTCCGTACGGTCTTTCCCGACGGGTCCTCGCTCGTGTCCCTGGTGAGCTCGTCGGTGGTGCTCGCCCGGAGCGACGGGACCTACCGGCTGCCGCTGGCGCACAGGGAGTACGGACAACTCAGGCTCGCCGGGCTGGGCGACGCCCTAGGGTGA
- a CDS encoding 16S rRNA (uracil(1498)-N(3))-methyltransferase, with the protein MTAPVFVVDAAHGLDAAAPGGRFVLDGPEGRHAVSVKRLRAGEDVVLTDGAGRWARCVVLAAEGKDRLEVRVDACTDDPPPVPRITVVQALPKGDRGEVAVETMTETGVDVIVPWQASRCITQWRGDRGAKSLAKWRSTARESGKQSRRTRFPEITDALSTKQVAALLADADLAGVLHEDQEYGSEPLAAAELPTRGDIVLVVGPEGGVSPEELAAFTAAGAGVYRLGRSVLRTSTAGTAAGALLLARTGRWG; encoded by the coding sequence ATGACCGCCCCGGTCTTCGTCGTCGACGCGGCCCACGGCCTGGACGCGGCGGCCCCCGGCGGCAGATTCGTCCTGGACGGTCCCGAGGGCCGGCACGCGGTGTCCGTGAAGCGGCTGCGGGCGGGCGAGGACGTCGTACTGACCGACGGCGCCGGCCGCTGGGCGCGGTGTGTGGTCCTGGCGGCCGAGGGCAAGGACCGCCTGGAGGTCCGGGTGGACGCGTGCACCGACGATCCGCCGCCCGTGCCCAGGATCACCGTCGTACAGGCGCTGCCCAAGGGCGACCGCGGCGAGGTCGCCGTCGAGACCATGACGGAGACCGGCGTCGATGTGATCGTGCCGTGGCAGGCGTCGCGCTGTATCACCCAGTGGCGCGGCGACCGGGGCGCCAAGTCCCTGGCCAAGTGGCGCAGTACGGCACGCGAGTCGGGCAAGCAGTCCCGGCGCACCCGCTTCCCCGAGATCACCGATGCGCTGAGCACCAAGCAGGTCGCCGCACTCCTCGCGGACGCGGACCTGGCCGGGGTGCTGCACGAGGACCAGGAGTACGGCAGCGAGCCACTGGCAGCGGCCGAACTCCCCACGCGGGGCGACATCGTGCTGGTCGTCGGCCCCGAAGGGGGAGTGTCGCCGGAGGAGCTCGCGGCGTTCACGGCCGCCGGAGCCGGGGTGTACCGGCTGGGGCGCAGTGTGCTGCGTACCTCCACGGCGGGGACGGCCGCGGGAGCGCTGCTGCTGGCCCGGACAGGACGCTGGGGCTGA
- a CDS encoding nitronate monooxygenase, with protein sequence MSSVLADLCRYPIVQAPMAGGASGPQLAAAVSEAGGLGFLAAGYKTADGMYEEIKQLRGLTSLPFGVNLFMPQSEHPDPAAVEVYSHQLAGESTWYETPLGDVHGSSDDGYEAKLAVLLDDPVPVVSFTFGCPSRDVLDAFDRVDTFTIVTVTTAEEAQTAQWCGADAVCVQGIEAGGHQGTHRDDPQNDGTGIGVLSLITQVRETVQLPVIAAGGLMRGAQIAAVLAAGAEAAQLGTAFLICPESGANSLHKQALTNPLFVRTDLTRAFSGRPARGLVNRFMREHGPYAPAAYPQVHHLTAGLRKAAAGVGDAQGMALWAGQGHRLARELPAGQLVEVLVAELDAARALLAEDGTS encoded by the coding sequence ATGTCCTCCGTACTCGCCGATCTCTGCCGATATCCGATCGTGCAGGCCCCCATGGCGGGCGGTGCTTCAGGCCCGCAGCTCGCCGCAGCCGTCTCCGAGGCCGGTGGTCTCGGGTTCCTCGCCGCCGGGTACAAGACCGCGGACGGCATGTACGAGGAGATCAAGCAGCTGCGCGGGCTGACCTCCCTGCCCTTCGGTGTGAACCTGTTCATGCCGCAGTCCGAGCACCCCGATCCGGCAGCCGTCGAGGTCTACAGCCACCAGCTCGCCGGTGAGTCGACCTGGTACGAGACGCCCCTCGGCGACGTCCACGGCAGCTCGGACGACGGGTACGAGGCCAAACTCGCCGTCCTGCTCGACGACCCCGTCCCGGTGGTCTCCTTCACCTTCGGCTGTCCCTCCCGCGATGTGCTCGACGCCTTCGACCGGGTCGACACCTTCACCATCGTCACCGTCACCACCGCCGAGGAAGCGCAGACCGCCCAGTGGTGCGGCGCCGACGCGGTCTGTGTGCAGGGCATCGAGGCGGGCGGCCACCAGGGCACACACCGCGACGACCCGCAGAACGACGGCACGGGCATCGGCGTGCTGTCGCTCATCACGCAGGTACGGGAGACCGTGCAGCTGCCGGTCATCGCGGCCGGCGGGCTGATGCGCGGCGCGCAGATCGCGGCGGTGCTCGCGGCGGGCGCGGAGGCGGCGCAGCTCGGTACGGCCTTCCTGATCTGCCCGGAGTCCGGGGCGAACAGCCTGCACAAGCAGGCCCTGACCAACCCGCTCTTCGTCCGCACGGACCTCACCCGCGCGTTCAGCGGGCGCCCGGCGCGCGGTCTCGTCAACCGGTTCATGCGCGAGCACGGACCGTATGCCCCCGCCGCCTATCCGCAGGTGCACCACCTCACGGCCGGACTGCGCAAGGCCGCGGCCGGGGTGGGCGACGCCCAGGGCATGGCGCTCTGGGCCGGCCAGGGCCACCGGCTCGCCCGTGAGCTGCCCGCCGGTCAGCTGGTCGAGGTGCTGGTGGCCGAACTGGACGCGGCCCGCGCGCTGTTGGCCGAGGACGGTACGTCATGA
- the dnaJ gene encoding molecular chaperone DnaJ, with protein sequence MATDYYAVLGVRRDASQDEIKKAFRRLARELHPDVNPDPKTQERFKEINAAYEVLSDPQKKQVYDLGGDPLSQAGGGGAGGFGQGGFGNFSDIMDAFFGTASQRGPRSRTRRGQDAMIRLEIDLNESAFGTTKDIQVDTAVVCTTCSGEGAAPGTSAQTCDMCRGRGEVSQVTRSFLGQVMTSRPCPQCQGFGTVVPTPCPECAGDGRIRSRRTLTVKIPAGVDNGTRIQLAGEGEVGPGGGPAGDLYVEIHELPHAVFQRRGDDLHCTVTVPMTAAALGTKVPLETLDALEEVDIRPGTQSGQSIPMHQRGITHLRGGGRGDLIVHVEVLTPTKMDAEQERLLREFSKLRGEERPTGQFQPGQQGLFSRLKDAFNGR encoded by the coding sequence GTGGCCACGGACTATTACGCCGTTCTCGGCGTGCGCCGCGACGCTTCCCAGGACGAGATCAAGAAGGCATTCCGGCGATTGGCGCGCGAGCTCCACCCGGACGTCAACCCCGATCCCAAGACGCAGGAACGCTTCAAGGAGATCAACGCCGCCTACGAGGTGTTGTCGGACCCGCAGAAGAAGCAGGTCTACGACCTCGGGGGCGACCCGCTCTCGCAGGCGGGCGGCGGCGGAGCCGGCGGCTTCGGCCAGGGCGGCTTCGGCAACTTCTCGGACATCATGGACGCCTTCTTCGGTACGGCGTCCCAGCGCGGGCCGAGGTCGCGTACGCGGCGCGGCCAGGACGCGATGATCCGGCTGGAGATCGACCTCAACGAGTCGGCCTTCGGCACCACGAAGGACATCCAGGTCGACACCGCTGTGGTCTGCACGACCTGCAGCGGCGAGGGCGCGGCCCCCGGCACCTCGGCCCAGACCTGCGACATGTGCCGCGGCCGCGGTGAGGTCTCGCAGGTCACCCGGTCCTTCCTGGGCCAGGTCATGACCTCGCGGCCGTGCCCGCAGTGTCAGGGCTTCGGTACGGTCGTGCCGACCCCGTGCCCCGAGTGCGCGGGCGACGGGCGCATCCGCTCCCGCCGCACGCTGACGGTGAAGATCCCGGCCGGTGTCGACAACGGCACCCGCATCCAGCTCGCGGGCGAGGGCGAGGTCGGCCCCGGCGGCGGCCCCGCCGGTGACCTGTACGTGGAGATCCACGAGCTGCCGCACGCGGTCTTCCAGCGGCGCGGCGACGATCTGCACTGCACGGTGACGGTCCCGATGACGGCGGCCGCGCTCGGCACGAAGGTGCCGCTGGAGACGCTGGACGCGCTGGAGGAGGTCGACATCCGGCCGGGCACGCAGTCTGGCCAGTCGATCCCGATGCACCAGCGCGGCATCACGCATCTGCGCGGCGGCGGCCGCGGCGACCTGATCGTGCATGTCGAGGTGCTCACCCCGACAAAGATGGACGCCGAACAGGAGCGCCTGCTGCGGGAGTTCTCCAAACTGCGCGGCGAGGAACGGCCCACCGGCCAGTTCCAGCCGGGGCAGCAGGGGTTGTTCTCGCGGCTGAAGGATGCGTTCAACGGTCGGTAG
- the hrcA gene encoding heat-inducible transcriptional repressor HrcA — protein MLSERRLEVLRAIVQDYVGTEEPVGSKALTERHRLGVSPATVRNDMAALEDEGFIAQPHTSAGRIPTDKGYRLFVDRLAGVKPLSSPERRAIQNFMDGAVDLDDVVGRTVRLLAQLTRQVAVVQYPSLTRSTVRHVELLALAPARLMLVLITDTGRVEQRMIDCPAPFGETSLADLRARLNSRVVGRRFADVPQLVQDLPESFEQEDRGTVSTVLATLLETLVEETEERLMIGGTANLTRFGHDFPLTIRPVLEALEEQVVLLKLLGEDSGMTVRIGHENAHEGLTSTSVVAVGYGSGDEAVAKLGVVGPTRMDYPGTMGAVRAVARYVGQILAES, from the coding sequence GTGCTCAGCGAACGCAGACTCGAAGTGTTGCGCGCCATCGTCCAGGACTATGTGGGCACCGAGGAGCCGGTCGGCTCCAAGGCGCTCACCGAGCGGCACCGGCTCGGTGTCTCACCGGCCACCGTCCGCAACGACATGGCGGCCCTGGAGGACGAGGGGTTCATCGCCCAGCCGCACACGAGCGCGGGCCGCATCCCCACGGACAAGGGGTACCGGCTGTTCGTCGACCGGCTCGCGGGCGTCAAGCCCCTCTCGTCGCCCGAGCGGCGCGCCATCCAGAACTTCATGGACGGCGCCGTCGACCTCGACGACGTGGTGGGCCGCACCGTGCGGCTCCTCGCCCAGCTCACCCGGCAGGTCGCCGTGGTGCAGTACCCGTCGCTGACCCGTTCCACGGTGCGGCACGTGGAACTGCTGGCGCTGGCCCCGGCCCGGCTGATGCTCGTGCTGATCACGGACACCGGACGGGTCGAGCAGCGCATGATCGACTGTCCGGCGCCGTTCGGTGAGACTTCTCTCGCCGACCTCCGTGCCCGGCTCAACAGCCGGGTGGTGGGGCGCCGCTTCGCGGACGTACCACAATTGGTGCAGGACCTTCCCGAGTCCTTCGAGCAGGAGGACCGGGGTACGGTTTCCACGGTGCTCGCGACCTTGCTGGAAACGCTGGTCGAGGAGACCGAGGAACGGCTGATGATCGGCGGAACCGCCAATCTGACGCGATTCGGACATGACTTCCCACTGACCATCAGGCCGGTGCTGGAAGCGCTTGAGGAGCAGGTCGTGCTCCTCAAGCTGCTCGGTGAGGACTCGGGCATGACCGTACGCATCGGGCATGAGAATGCCCACGAGGGCCTGACGTCCACATCGGTCGTCGCCGTCGGCTACGGTTCGGGCGACGAGGCAGTCGCCAAACTCGGCGTGGTCGGACCGACCCGCATGGACTACCCCGGAACGATGGGAGCGGTACGCGCAGTGGCACGTTACGTCGGACAGATCCTGGCGGAGTCGTAA
- a CDS encoding MBL fold metallo-hydrolase encodes MDATDATWEDSTWEDYGWERLATGVGRCRLPRWDATAGLVAGRYGALLFDTGATLREGRELRMRAEAVLGRRVTHIALSHPHFDHVLGTAVFAGVQVYGAVGTEALLTRGSRGAEELRQDAVRHGVAAAEAAEAVAHLVAPHHQVSGELTLDLGGLRVTLVNCGPGHTGHDLALLVPGGQGAAPGNGADGRDVVFCGDLVEESGEPQAGPDAMPAQWPAALDRLLALGGEDALYVPGHGAVVDAAFVRAQRDVLAARSRVS; translated from the coding sequence ATGGACGCCACTGACGCCACTTGGGAAGACTCCACCTGGGAAGACTATGGCTGGGAACGTCTGGCGACGGGGGTGGGCCGGTGCCGTCTCCCCCGCTGGGACGCGACAGCCGGGCTCGTGGCGGGCCGGTACGGTGCGCTGCTCTTCGACACGGGGGCGACGCTGCGCGAGGGCCGGGAGCTCCGGATGCGCGCGGAGGCGGTGCTCGGCCGCCGGGTGACGCACATCGCGCTGAGCCACCCGCACTTCGACCATGTGCTGGGCACCGCCGTGTTCGCGGGTGTCCAGGTCTACGGAGCGGTGGGCACGGAGGCGCTGCTCACCCGGGGCTCGCGCGGCGCCGAGGAGCTGCGCCAGGACGCGGTGCGCCACGGCGTCGCGGCGGCGGAGGCCGCCGAGGCGGTGGCCCATCTGGTCGCTCCGCACCATCAGGTGTCCGGGGAACTGACCCTGGACCTGGGCGGCCTCCGGGTCACCCTGGTGAACTGCGGCCCCGGGCACACCGGCCACGATCTGGCTCTGCTCGTCCCGGGCGGACAGGGAGCCGCCCCCGGGAACGGCGCGGACGGCCGCGACGTCGTCTTCTGCGGCGACCTGGTCGAGGAGTCGGGCGAGCCGCAGGCGGGCCCGGACGCGATGCCCGCCCAGTGGCCCGCGGCGCTGGACCGGCTGCTGGCGCTGGGCGGCGAGGACGCGCTGTACGTACCGGGGCACGGGGCCGTGGTCGACGCCGCGTTCGTCCGCGCTCAACGTGATGTGCTGGCAGCACGCTCCAGGGTGTCGTAG
- a CDS encoding DUF3097 domain-containing protein, giving the protein MRSYSPDFTPPWKKQTPAREVAAEPDLVVEEIATGFCGAVIRCEKTAEGPTVTLEDRFGKHRVFPMGPRAFLLEGRPVTLVRPTAAQQRTHLTASGSLAVPGARARVARAGRIYVEGRHDAELVERVWGDDLRIEGVVVEYLGGIDDLPAIVAEFGPAADARLGVLVDHLVPGSKESRIAAEVSSDHALVVGHPYIDVWEAVKPSSVGIAGWPAVPRGQDWKTGVCRALGWPENTGAAWQRILSGVRSYRDLEPALLGRVEELIDFVTAPEDTSVA; this is encoded by the coding sequence ATGCGCAGCTACAGCCCGGACTTCACGCCGCCGTGGAAGAAGCAGACGCCCGCCCGCGAGGTCGCGGCCGAGCCCGATCTGGTGGTCGAGGAGATCGCCACCGGGTTCTGCGGTGCGGTGATCCGTTGTGAGAAGACGGCCGAGGGGCCGACGGTCACCCTGGAGGACCGCTTCGGCAAGCACCGGGTGTTCCCGATGGGGCCGCGCGCCTTCCTGCTTGAGGGGCGCCCGGTCACTCTCGTACGTCCCACAGCGGCGCAGCAGCGCACCCACCTGACGGCGTCCGGTTCGCTGGCGGTGCCCGGCGCGCGGGCACGGGTCGCGCGGGCCGGGCGGATCTACGTCGAGGGGCGGCACGACGCGGAGCTGGTCGAGCGGGTGTGGGGCGACGACCTGCGGATCGAGGGCGTCGTCGTCGAGTATCTGGGCGGCATCGACGATCTGCCCGCGATCGTCGCGGAGTTCGGCCCGGCGGCGGACGCGCGGCTCGGGGTGCTGGTCGACCATCTGGTCCCGGGCTCGAAGGAGTCCCGTATCGCGGCGGAGGTCTCCAGCGACCACGCACTGGTGGTGGGGCACCCCTACATCGACGTCTGGGAGGCGGTGAAGCCGTCGTCGGTGGGCATCGCGGGGTGGCCGGCCGTACCGCGCGGGCAGGACTGGAAGACGGGTGTGTGCCGGGCGCTGGGCTGGCCGGAGAACACCGGGGCCGCGTGGCAGCGGATCCTGTCGGGGGTGCGCTCCTACCGGGACCTGGAGCCCGCGCTGCTGGGGCGCGTGGAGGAGCTGATCGACTTCGTGACGGCGCCGGAGGATACAAGCGTCGCCTAG